One genomic window of Triplophysa rosa linkage group LG11, Trosa_1v2, whole genome shotgun sequence includes the following:
- the LOC130562107 gene encoding LOW QUALITY PROTEIN: myosin phosphatase Rho-interacting protein (The sequence of the model RefSeq protein was modified relative to this genomic sequence to represent the inferred CDS: substituted 1 base at 1 genomic stop codon): protein MFSTRENRCRRFQANIFNKSKCKNCFKTVDSHKLSEADLHQSMPVQVGWLLLAPEGTDFSNPGNRKRKWQRRYFVLYEHGLLRYSLDEMAGTLAQGSVNMTQCCEVHDASSQTGFQNCLRLCFTERDFYIKTENTVSISRWQENLVVYPKAAKSNQRKKRKDIDLLQQTDELQTSSSSTVRSSSSSGSSFNSSIIRRGSLNSSNISGGRASQAVSDALSTSKGSTVSGCRVKGSGTIGTGEKGRAGSLVSAVEGVSLISSVKKLEEESPNGEVTVSSSSDASSLDSVLGSSLSPSLDQFSGCSGTDGTKNRLGIESGYSSLEKTSPLVGDKQSHTDSRCDFASVCSPASQPFMFPTSKSSCSSAFPLPTSTQFSGDPEDVVCSSWDRKGLESIEERHSSMTHTSRTHTFRHNEHQARSSGRKAHRLFGNQHRRSQVSEQQENSCLTLDAEPSTSTEQNDKTAVSTPQVLSPNYDIPDLPRPSTSCSFRSKSLERRLDHTPTPDLLNFKKGWMSRLGEDGKWRKHWFVLTDQTLRFYHDSVAEEAADVDGEINLSTCYDVTDYPVQRNYGFQIHTKDGVFTLCAMTYGIRRNWVQAVMKNIRPTVAPDVTWKQSTVKSSSVPQKAIGAHTHTGSSSQYNTLPQEEDKKSRISDRRKEGRYKTFDWAELSCKQNKEELSSDLSRREWNHNCEHRVPPAPASSPEGPVVCFQSEALEKECPQKTRLYQRLNNMSTNVPSHSTMVVSNHTSPGSISPDSLEVDAASVRVYCDSPGDRLVNRPKKEKKLQVDRPTSPMLVNFSSSSVQTEWQWELELQSLRRELKAEHERSQTKQSESKLCESRLQAELNNTQDCLRKAELRIQEAETLLKEREEVLEDLQGRLEEVTGCLKTTEEAQALKEVQLQRHLRLLQESQERERRSFSDSLDQSEQRLKELEEHLRLKEAELRKRPTGEVTDELVQRCQELQNQLEESDGEVGRLQGRLHTEETLYYDMEHDYERACEEIQGLRGALQDCERVCEERFQTQLERKQQELDRKERELQEVLVKMAVLGSSLEETERRLKEAQTSPPEANASFDTLTEPQRMFKVSNIRQKMKGKNGSETQPFTPGEESERVISVIQALELKLXDTEDRLRELTMHLQQQQLNTGPHTLNDSCCAHTSIQNLDGRLFVNALQSCTGALNSLQGKAVLGENPGSSQTLNMTSRVLLLEALVIQRMASALEHPSTELLSRLSDLRVHVLRMSQGGSDCGAVESSYSQIFLYPQEQDHTNSSLNENEIQRLCVRAEMAYLIHTLHMHSSQEQQGSGPFNVLPWPVLDSSPSSSKKENEHKQGSKLADISPPELAPYSEQMEELAANLLLEDSEIQLACRKNLATELRAQAQSLQDLSTHLQSNLKETDMTCELPASVLKVAMCQAALAYMACRLRSAMQQEMSALRKQREQAEYEARAVCRSMEVLLQEQTELYEEKLHEGRVVVEKAEQGRVSAEVNAHLRVDEAERLQAEFEEKLQELQKIHEEEMSRLHNYYIQNMPTAPPLSLQEDNGELEQVSVTALQGRIRELQSEITCLKQELGKQDAFQLDLESVKATYEHAFSIMEESHQRVIEEMQRQHQREVERLTEERERVLQEETNATIAAIEAMRKAHKEEMDKTHKAMQNGANVDIRQLHAQYNEELESLHRELEVLSEQYSQKCLESTHLNQTMEAEREALGITQRENQELRAHNRELNECLAAELSLMHSRMNGEVKHTQSSQEKDVYQLEVNLRVKESEIKCLKQEITSLKLELQAANMHFKELQLELSALGVKTQSDFTKLRMEPARKQSLKYDLMKSRSNPDCSTLSQAIGSKSLKDGLTVLERMKLFELTGMQKT from the exons ATGTTTTCCACAAGAGAAAATCGATGCCGCCGCTTCCAGGCCAACATCTTTaacaaaagtaaatgtaaaaactgcTTCAAAACCGTGGATTCGCACAAACTCAGCGAGGCAGACCTACATCAG AGCATGCCTGTTCAGGTGGGCTGGCTTCTTTTGGCCCCTGAGGGCACTGACTTCAGCAATCCGGGCAACAGGAAACGG aaatgGCAGAGGAGATATTTTGTGTTGTATGAGCACGGGCTTCTACGCTACTCTTTGGATGAGATG GCAGGTACGTTGGCCCAAGGAAGTGTAAATATGACTCAGTGTTGTGAGGTTCACGATGCTTCATCTCAAACCGGATTCCAGAACTGTTTGAGGTTGTGCTTCACGGAACGAGACTTCtacattaaaacagaaaacacagtcAGCATCAGCAG GTGGCAGGAAAATCTGGTCGTTTACCCCAAAGCTGCTAAATCAAATCAAAGGAAAAAGAGGAAAGATATTGATCTTCTACAG cagaCAGACGAACTACAAACCTCCAGCAGCAGTACTGTTAGAAGTAGCAGCAGCAGTGGTAGTAGTTTTAACAGCAGTATTATCAGAAGAGGAAGTCTTAATTCTAGCAATATCAGTGGTGGCAGAGCGTCCCAGGCCGTAAGCGATGCATTAAGCACCAGTAAGGGCAGCACAGTTAGTGGTTGCAGGGTCAAGGGCAGCGGTACAATAGGGACCGGTGAAAAAGGCCGAGCAGGCAGCCTGGTGAGCGCGGTGGAGGGGGTCTCTTTGATTTCTTCAGTAAAGAAGCTGGAGGAGGAGTCACCCAATGGTGAAGTCACAGTCTCGTCCAGCAGTGATGCTTCATCACTCGACAGCGTGCTGGGATCATCACTCTCTCCATCACTCGATCAGTTCTCAGGCTGCTCCGGCACAGACG GCACTAAGAATCGTCTAGGAATTGAAAGTGGCtattcctctctggagaagacTAGTCCTCTAGTTGGTGATAAACAATCACACACTGACTCCAGGTGTGACTTTGCCTCTGTCTGTTCACCTGCCTCACAGCCCTTTATGTTTCCTACCTCCAAATCTTCTTGCTCCTCTGCCTTTCCTTTACCAACTAGTACACAGTTTAGTGGTGATCCTGAGGATGTGGTTTGTAGCTCCTGGGATAGAAAGggtttggagtccattgaagagAGACACTCATCCATGACACACACATcaagaacacacacattcaggCATAATGAACATCAAGCACGCAGCTCGGGAAGAAAAGCACATCGGCTGTTTGGAAATCAACACAG AAGATCTCAGGTCTCTGAGCAGCAGGAGAATTCATGTCTCACTCTGGATGCTGAGCCCTCAACCTCCACTGAACAAAATGACAAGACAGCTGTCAGTACACCTCAG GTTTTGTCTCCAAATTATGACATTCCTGATCTACCTCGACCTTCCACCTCATGCAGTTTTCGCTCCAAATCACTGGAACGGAGACTTGATCACACCCCCACT CCTGACCTCCTCAATTTCAAGAAGGGATGGATGTCTAGACTGGGAGAAGATGGAAAG TGGCGGAAACATTGGTTCGTTCTTACTGACCAAACATTGCGCTTTTACCATGACTCTGTAGCCGAAGAG GCAGCAGATGTGGATGGTGAGATCAACCTGTCAACCTGTTATGATGTTACAGATTACCCTGTACAGAGAAACTATGGGTTTCAGATTCAC acaAAAGATGGGGTCTTCACACTTTGTGCCATGACTTATGGGATACGGCGGAACTGGGTCCAGGCTGTTATGAAAAATATTCGACCCACCGTTGCCCCTGATGTCACATG GAAACAATCCACTGTAAAATCCAG TTCTGTTCCTCAAAAGGCGATTGGTGCGCATACTCATACAGGCTCCTCCTCTCAATACAATACGCTTCCCCAGGAGGAGGATAAAAAGAGTCGCATCAGTGATCGTCGTAAAGAGGGTCGTTACAAAACCTTCGACTGGGCAGAATTGAGTtgtaaacagaacaaagaggAGTTGTCCAGTGACCTGTCAAGAAGGGAATGGAACCATAATTGTGAGCACCGGGTCCCACCTGCACCTGCATCATCCCCTGAAGGGCCAGTTGTATGTTTTCAATCTGAGGCTTTAGAGAAGGAATGTCCTCAGAAGACAAGACTTTATCAAAGGCTAAACAACATGTCCACTAATGTACCATCACACTCAACGATGGTAGTGTCCAATCATACCTCCCCAGGATCAATAAGCCCGGACAGCTTGGAGGTTGATGCAGCTTCGGTACGTGTTTACTGTGACAGCCCTGGGGATCGGCTGGTGAATAGACCTAAAAAGGAAAAGAAG TTACAGGTTGATCGGCCCACTTCTCCTATGCTAGTCAACTTCTCTTCATCCTCAGTCCAGACAGAATGGCAGTGGGAGTTGGAGCTTCAGAGCCTTCGTAGAGAGCTGAAAGCTGAGCACGAAAGGAGTCAAACAAAACAGAGTGAGTCTAAACTTTGTGAGTCCAGACTCCAAGCCGAGCTCAACAATACCCAAGACTGCCTTCGAAAGGCAGAATTAAGAATTCAAGAGGCAGAAACTCTACTGAAGGAGCGCGAGGAGGTGCTGGAAGATCTGCAGGGAAGATTGGAGGAGGTAACGGGCTGTCTCAAGACAACAGAGGAGGCACAAGCCCTGAAAGAGGTTCAGCTGCAGAGGCACCTGCGTCTTCTGCAAGAGAGCCAGGAAAGGGAAAGGAGGAGCTTCAGTGACAgccttgaccaatcagagcagcGTTTAAAGGAATTAGAGGAGCACCTGAGGCTGAAAGAAGCTGAGCTGCGTAAAAGGCCAACAGGCGAAGTAACTGATGAGCTTGTACAAAGGTGCCAGGAGCTGCAAAACCAGCTTGAAGAGTCTGACGGTGAGGTCGGACGCCTGCAGGGACGCCTTCACACTGAAGAGACTCTTTATTACGACATGGAACACGATTATGAACGAGCTTGCGAAGAGATACAGGGCTTGCGAGGTGCCCTGCAGGACTGTGAGAGAGTTTGCGAGGAGCGTTTCCAAACCCAGCTGGAGCGCAAACAACAGGAGCTAGACAGGAAGGAGCGAGAACTACAAGAAGTGCTTGTCAAGATGGCTGTTCTTGGGAGTAGTCTTGAGGAGACGGAACGTAGGCTCAAGGAAGCTCAAACTAGTCCTCCAGAAGCGAATGCTTCCTTTGACACATTGACTGAGCCACAACGTATGTTTAAGGTCTCAAACATCAGGCAGAAAATGAAAGGGAAGAATGGCTCAGAAACACAACCCTTTACCCCAGGAGAAGAGTCTGAACGGGTGATCTCCGTGATCCAGGCGCTGGAGCTCAAATTGTGAGACACTGAAGATCGACTCCGGGAGCTTACCATGCACCTTCAACAACAGCAACTCAACACAGGGCCACACACACTCAATGATTCCTGTTGTGCACACACTTCCATCCAGAATCTGGATGGCCGACTCTTTGTAAATGCTCTTCAGAGTTGTACTGGTGCTTTGAATAGCCTGCAAGGTAAAGCTGTACTTGGTGAGAATCCAGGAAGTAGTCAAACTCTGAACATGACCAGCAGAGTGTTGTTGTTGGAGGCACTGGTCATCCAAAGGATGGCCTCTGCGCTTGAGCATCCCAGCACTGAGCTCCTTAGTAGACTGTCAGATCTACGTGTCCATGTCCTTAGGATGTCTCAAGGAGGGAGTGATTGTGGGGCTGTGGAATCTAGTTACTCCCAGATCTTCCTGTACCCTCAAGAACAAGATCACACAAACAGTTCATTGAATGAAAATGAGATCCAAAGATTATGTGTGAGAGCAGAAATGGCATACCTCATACACACACTCCATATGCATTCATCACAGGAGCAGCAGGGTTCTGGGCCATTTAACGTGTTGCCTTGGCCAGTTTTGGATAGTTCTCCATCTAGCTCCAAAAAGGAAAATGAGCACAAGCAGGGATCCAAGCTTGCTGATATTAGCCCACCGGAGCTTGCCCCCTACAGTGAGCAGATGGAAGAACTTGCAGCCAATCTTCTCCTTGAGGACTCCGAAATACAGCTGGCCTGCAGAAAGAACCTAGCGACAGAGCTTCGTGCTCAGGCCCAATCACTGCAGGACCTCTCTACACATCTACAGTCCAATCTTAAAGAAACTGACATGACCTGTGAACTTCCTGCAAGTGTCTTGAAGGTTGCTATGTGTCAGGCCGCTCTGGCGTACATGGCTTGTAGACTACGTTCGGCCATGCAGCAGGAGATGAGCGCTCTACGCAAACAACGAGAGCAGGCGGAGTACGAGGCTCGTGCGGTGTGTCGCAGCATGGAGGTTCTGCTCCAGGAACAGACTGAACTCTACGAGGAGAAGTTACATGAGGGGCGTGTTGTTGTAGAGAAGGCGGAGCAGGGGCGTGTCTCTGCTGAGGTTAATGCCCATTTGAGGGTGGATGAGGCAGAAAGACTGCAGGCGGAGTTTGAGGAGAAACTCCAGGAGCTCCAGAAAAtacatgaggaggagatgagtCGCCTCCATAATTACTACATTCAGAACATGCCAACAGCTCCACCGCTCTCCTTACAAGAAGACAATGGAGAGTTGGAGCAAGTGTCCGTCACTGCTCTCCAAGGTAGAATCAGAGAACTCCAGAGTGAAATCACATGCTTGAAGCAGGAGCTTGGCAAGCAGGATGCCTTCCAGCTAGACCTAGAAAGTGTCAAG GCCACGTATGAGCATGCTTTTAGCATTATGGAGGAGAGCCACCAGCGGGTGATTGAGGAGATGCAAAGGCAACATCAAAGAGAAGTGGAAAGACTGACCGAAGAAAGAGAGCGAGTGCTGCAGGAAGAAACTAATGCCACTATTGCAG CCATTGAAGCCATGAGGAAAGCCCATAAGGAAGAAATGGACAAGACTCATAAGGCCATGCAGAATGGAGCCAATGTGGACATCCGCCAGCTTCATGCACAATACAA TGAGGAGCTTGAATCACTGCATAGAGAACTGGAGGTATTGTCGGAGCAGTATTCTCAGAAATGTCTGGAGAGCACTCATTTAAACCAAACTATGGAGGCTGAAAGGGAGGCATTAGGCATCACGCAGAGAGAGAACCAGGAGCTTCGCGCTCACAACAGG gAGTTAAATGAGTGTTTGGCTGCCGAGTTATCTCTGATGCATTCACGCATGAATGGGGAGGTGAAGCACACTCAGTCCTCTCAGGAGAAAGACGTTTATCAGCTGGAG GTGAATCTGAGAGTGAAGGAATCAGAGATTAAATGTTTGAAACAAGAGATCACCTCACTTAAATTGGAGCTACAGGCAGCAAATATG CATTTTAAAGAGTTACAGTTAGAGCTGAGTGCTTTAGGAGTCAAAACTCAAAGTGACTTCACTAAATTGAGGATGGAGCCAGCTAGAAAGCAGAGTTTAAAATATG ATCTGATGAAATCCAGGAGTAACCCTGACTGTTCTACACTCTCGCAAGCCATTGGATCCAAG agtctTAAGGATGGACTTACTGTTCTGGAGAGGATGAAGCTCTTTGAATTAACTGGCATGCAAAAGActtga
- the eps8l1a gene encoding epidermal growth factor receptor kinase substrate 8-like protein 1a isoform X1 has translation MAAPAVIPRKQSQMNKVAPPQNANAANNNPTVNGGDRVKADSHLIHPEREVELVNHCFVDMERFMARLQQTAEARSILHQQTRKKSRKKSSKKKKELDDDLLTQKAAPPSEQEFVDVFQKIKYSFCLLDRLKTAISEPTSEELLHHVFIPLDLMVKTTGGPKLAATVSSPALTSGAISLLQHTLNGQEKALWTSLGHYWTLPYSQLSEIVPQYTPVFLDGWHPNTTDAYGQLIEDPIESQHKHEALIQTQQVIDQAHQDMPQEHERMEDSMPPPEDRMYRCSYDFVARNSSELSVLHGETLEVLQSSKRWWKCRNNYGEVGFVPHNILEPINHSEVDSSNVVMRNQSTKVPFSPPNGGRFSYAAPSPLGENAIHLDARPNSMPPMGDGGERSVMMMNDELLKRLANGRPSSIRPVVINKANETTAPLDDHSSPNEVQEWLTAKGFSDFTVKSLGILTGAQLFSLNKEELRAVLPEEGARVYSQIMVQKSLLEDVKKATELEAIMTKQKMKVDLKAEGGEF, from the exons ATGGCAGCTCCTGCAGTTATCCCCAGGAAACAGTCACAGATGAACAAAGTTGCACCGCCTCAGAATGCTAACGCTGCCAATAACAACCCCACAG TAAATGGAGGAGACAGAGTGAAAGCAGATTCTCATCTGATCCACCCAGAAAGAGAAGTT GAGTTGGTGAATCACTGTTTTGTTGACATGGAGCGTTTCATGGCCCGTCTGCAACAGACTGCAGAGGCTCGGAGTATTCTACATCAACAGACCAGGAAAAAGAGTCGCAAAAAGAGtagcaagaaaaagaaagagctGGATG ATGACCTGCTCACACAAAAGGCAGCTCCACCATCAGAACAAGAGTTTGTGGATGTTTTTCAGAAGATTAAATACTCATTTTGTCTGTTG GACCGCCTGAAGACAGCAATCTCCGAGCCGACATCAGAAGAACTCTTACATCATGTCTTCATTCCTTTGGACttg ATGGTGAAGACCACAGGTGGTCCTAAGTTGGCAGCAACAGTCTCCAGTCCTGCTCTGACCAGTGGAGCGATCTCTCTACTACAGCATACCCTTAATGGACAAGAGAAAGCACTCTGGACCTCACTTGGACACTACTGGACCCTGCCATA CTCTCAACTCAGTGAGATTGTGCCTCAATACACACCTGTCTTTCTGGACGGTTGGCACCCTAATACCACAGACGCATATGGACAACTAATCGAGGACCCCATAGAGTCACAGCATAAACACGAAGCCCTTATACAGACTCAACAG GTAATTGACCAGGCACACCAAGATATGCCGCAGGAACATGAAAG GATGGAAGATTCTATGCCTCCTCCAGAAGATAGGATGTACCGATGCAGTTACGACTTTGTGGCACGGAACAGTAGTGAGCTTTCAGTACTGCACGGAGAAACTCTGGAG gTGTTACAGTCATCTAAGCGATGGTGGAAATGTCGGAATAATTATGGTGAAGTTGGCTTTGTTCCACATAATATCCTCGAGCCGATCAATCACTCAGAGGTGGATTCCTCCAATGTAGTAATGCGCAACCAGTCGACG AAAGTTCCCTTCTCTCCCCCAAATGGTGGGAGGTTCTCTTATGCTGCGCCCAGTCCCTTGGGCGAAAATGCAATCCACCTTGATGCACGCCCAAACAGCATGCCCCCGATGGGAGATGGAGGAGAGAGAT CAGTAATGATGATGAACGATGAGCTCCTAAAGCGATTGGCCAATGGTAGACCATCATCAATACGACCAGTAGTAATTAATAAAGCAAATGAGACAACTGCACCCCTCGACGACCATTCTTCTCCAAATGAGGTTCAAGAGTGGCTGACGGCCAAAGGCTTCAGTGATTT cACTGTTAAGAGTCTGGGCATCCTGACGGGAGCTCAGCTCTTCTCTCTAAATAAGGAAGAGTTACGTGCCGTTTTACCAGAGGAAGGCGCCAGAGTATACAGCCAGATTATGGTGCAAAAGTCATTGCTGGAG GATGTGAAGAAGGCCACAGAGTTGGAGGCCATAATGACGAAACAGAAGATGAAAGTTGATTTAAAGGCAGAGGGTGGagaattttaa
- the eps8l1a gene encoding epidermal growth factor receptor kinase substrate 8-like protein 1a isoform X2 codes for MAAPAVIPRKQSQMNKVAPPQNANAANNNPTVNGGDRVKADSHLIHPEREVELVNHCFVDMERFMARLQQTAEARSILHQQTRKKSRKKSSKKKKELDDDLLTQKAAPPSEQEFVDVFQKIKYSFCLLDRLKTAISEPTSEELLHHVFIPLDLMVKTTGGPKLAATVSSPALTSGAISLLQHTLNGQEKALWTSLGHYWTLPYSQLSEIVPQYTPVFLDGWHPNTTDAYGQLIEDPIESQHKHEALIQTQQVIDQAHQDMPQEHERMEDSMPPPEDRMYRCSYDFVARNSSELSVLHGETLEVLQSSKRWWKCRNNYGEVGFVPHNILEPINHSEVDSSNVVMRNQSTKVPFSPPNGGRFSYAAPSPLGENAIHLDARPNSMPPMGDGGERLMMMNDELLKRLANGRPSSIRPVVINKANETTAPLDDHSSPNEVQEWLTAKGFSDFTVKSLGILTGAQLFSLNKEELRAVLPEEGARVYSQIMVQKSLLEDVKKATELEAIMTKQKMKVDLKAEGGEF; via the exons ATGGCAGCTCCTGCAGTTATCCCCAGGAAACAGTCACAGATGAACAAAGTTGCACCGCCTCAGAATGCTAACGCTGCCAATAACAACCCCACAG TAAATGGAGGAGACAGAGTGAAAGCAGATTCTCATCTGATCCACCCAGAAAGAGAAGTT GAGTTGGTGAATCACTGTTTTGTTGACATGGAGCGTTTCATGGCCCGTCTGCAACAGACTGCAGAGGCTCGGAGTATTCTACATCAACAGACCAGGAAAAAGAGTCGCAAAAAGAGtagcaagaaaaagaaagagctGGATG ATGACCTGCTCACACAAAAGGCAGCTCCACCATCAGAACAAGAGTTTGTGGATGTTTTTCAGAAGATTAAATACTCATTTTGTCTGTTG GACCGCCTGAAGACAGCAATCTCCGAGCCGACATCAGAAGAACTCTTACATCATGTCTTCATTCCTTTGGACttg ATGGTGAAGACCACAGGTGGTCCTAAGTTGGCAGCAACAGTCTCCAGTCCTGCTCTGACCAGTGGAGCGATCTCTCTACTACAGCATACCCTTAATGGACAAGAGAAAGCACTCTGGACCTCACTTGGACACTACTGGACCCTGCCATA CTCTCAACTCAGTGAGATTGTGCCTCAATACACACCTGTCTTTCTGGACGGTTGGCACCCTAATACCACAGACGCATATGGACAACTAATCGAGGACCCCATAGAGTCACAGCATAAACACGAAGCCCTTATACAGACTCAACAG GTAATTGACCAGGCACACCAAGATATGCCGCAGGAACATGAAAG GATGGAAGATTCTATGCCTCCTCCAGAAGATAGGATGTACCGATGCAGTTACGACTTTGTGGCACGGAACAGTAGTGAGCTTTCAGTACTGCACGGAGAAACTCTGGAG gTGTTACAGTCATCTAAGCGATGGTGGAAATGTCGGAATAATTATGGTGAAGTTGGCTTTGTTCCACATAATATCCTCGAGCCGATCAATCACTCAGAGGTGGATTCCTCCAATGTAGTAATGCGCAACCAGTCGACG AAAGTTCCCTTCTCTCCCCCAAATGGTGGGAGGTTCTCTTATGCTGCGCCCAGTCCCTTGGGCGAAAATGCAATCCACCTTGATGCACGCCCAAACAGCATGCCCCCGATGGGAGATGGAGGAGAGAGAT TAATGATGATGAACGATGAGCTCCTAAAGCGATTGGCCAATGGTAGACCATCATCAATACGACCAGTAGTAATTAATAAAGCAAATGAGACAACTGCACCCCTCGACGACCATTCTTCTCCAAATGAGGTTCAAGAGTGGCTGACGGCCAAAGGCTTCAGTGATTT cACTGTTAAGAGTCTGGGCATCCTGACGGGAGCTCAGCTCTTCTCTCTAAATAAGGAAGAGTTACGTGCCGTTTTACCAGAGGAAGGCGCCAGAGTATACAGCCAGATTATGGTGCAAAAGTCATTGCTGGAG GATGTGAAGAAGGCCACAGAGTTGGAGGCCATAATGACGAAACAGAAGATGAAAGTTGATTTAAAGGCAGAGGGTGGagaattttaa